Proteins encoded within one genomic window of Rossellomorea vietnamensis:
- the ispF gene encoding 2-C-methyl-D-erythritol 2,4-cyclodiphosphate synthase yields the protein MFRIGQGFDVHQLVEERPLIMGGITIPYEKGLLGHSDADVLLHAVADACLGAIAAGDIGKHFPDTDPEFKDADSAKLLQHVWALVKEEGYELGNIDCTIIAQKPKMAPYIDEMRQSIATLLEADIGEVNVKATTSEKLGFTGRGEGIAAQTTILIKKK from the coding sequence ATGTTTAGGATCGGACAAGGATTTGATGTTCATCAGTTAGTGGAAGAGAGACCCCTTATCATGGGGGGCATTACGATTCCGTATGAAAAGGGATTATTGGGGCACTCTGATGCAGATGTCCTGTTACATGCTGTAGCGGATGCGTGTCTGGGTGCCATTGCGGCAGGGGATATCGGGAAGCATTTTCCTGATACAGACCCGGAGTTCAAGGATGCTGATTCGGCAAAGCTTCTCCAGCACGTATGGGCCCTTGTGAAAGAGGAAGGCTATGAATTAGGGAATATCGATTGCACAATCATTGCCCAGAAGCCTAAGATGGCTCCTTATATTGACGAAATGAGACAAAGCATCGCCACGTTACTGGAAGCAGATATAGGGGAAGTGAACGTGAAAGCCACTACTTCCGAGAAGCTTGGCTTTACTGGAAGAGGCGAAGGGATTGCCGCCCAAACCACCATATTGATTAAAAAGAAGTAG
- the ispD gene encoding 2-C-methyl-D-erythritol 4-phosphate cytidylyltransferase — translation MEYEVVIPAAGQGKRMKAGKNKLLLELNSCPVIIHTLRVFEHDILCKGIYLAIHPSERQVFQGLLERYGIKKVVKLVDGGEERQHSVYNALLEVDHEIVLVHDGARPFIKESTIHQLVEKTYSTGAAIAAVPVKDTIKKVLDGEVEETIERSSLWMVQTPQAFRVSVLTQAHKEADQDGFLGTDDASLVERSDIEVAVVESDYDNIKLTTPEDLYFAEAILKKREDMSGGENHV, via the coding sequence ATGGAATATGAAGTGGTCATTCCGGCTGCAGGGCAGGGAAAACGGATGAAAGCGGGCAAAAACAAACTGCTCCTTGAGTTGAATAGCTGTCCTGTCATCATTCATACATTGCGTGTGTTCGAGCATGACATCCTTTGTAAGGGAATCTATTTAGCCATCCATCCTTCAGAGCGACAAGTGTTTCAAGGACTCTTGGAGCGCTACGGCATCAAGAAGGTCGTGAAGCTTGTCGATGGTGGAGAAGAAAGACAGCATAGTGTATACAATGCATTGCTTGAGGTTGATCATGAGATTGTTCTGGTACATGACGGAGCAAGACCATTTATTAAAGAATCCACGATTCACCAATTAGTCGAAAAGACATATTCAACGGGGGCTGCCATTGCGGCGGTTCCCGTTAAAGATACGATCAAGAAAGTACTGGATGGCGAAGTCGAGGAAACGATTGAACGCTCAAGCTTGTGGATGGTTCAGACCCCACAAGCTTTTCGCGTTTCCGTTTTAACACAGGCACATAAAGAAGCCGATCAAGATGGCTTCCTCGGTACAGATGATGCTTCACTGGTGGAAAGGTCGGATATTGAGGTCGCTGTCGTTGAAAGTGATTATGACAATATTAAACTGACAACCCCTGAGGATTTATATTTTGCCGAGGCGATTTTGAAGAAGCGAGAGGATATGAGTGGAGGAGAGAATCATGTTTAG
- a CDS encoding PIN/TRAM domain-containing protein, with translation MLKRIVQACFLIVGGTLGIFLLPELFTVINLSDIPLINNPYMTAIFGAIIFYILTFWAVEYVVNFVKWFEDSLVKAPVTDLLFGSLGLIIGLFVAYLFGIPFNQMEIPIVNTVIPILLTLLLGYLGFQVGFKKRDELVNLFGTANRGKKKGTEDDLDEEGVKTLKILDTSVIIDGRIADICQTGFLEGIVVIPQFVLEELQHIADSSDVLKRNRGRRGLDILNRIQKELPVEVQIYEGDFEEIQEVDSKLVKLAKLTNGIVVTNDFNLNKVCDLQGVQVLNINDLANAVKPVVLPGEELKVQVIKDGKEHNQGIAYLDDGTMIVVEEGRNYIGKYIDVLVTSVLQTSAGRMIFAKPKQLEKAL, from the coding sequence ATGTTAAAAAGAATCGTTCAAGCGTGCTTCCTCATTGTCGGGGGAACACTTGGGATATTTCTGCTTCCCGAATTATTTACCGTCATAAATCTATCGGACATTCCTTTAATTAATAACCCTTATATGACTGCTATATTTGGTGCCATCATTTTTTATATTCTTACGTTTTGGGCAGTCGAGTATGTCGTCAATTTCGTCAAGTGGTTTGAAGATAGCTTGGTAAAGGCACCAGTAACGGATTTGTTATTTGGCAGTTTAGGCCTGATTATCGGTTTATTTGTTGCGTATTTGTTTGGGATCCCCTTCAATCAGATGGAGATTCCGATCGTCAATACGGTGATTCCCATTCTATTAACATTGCTTCTTGGATATTTAGGATTCCAGGTTGGATTTAAGAAAAGGGACGAATTGGTCAATCTATTCGGCACGGCAAACCGAGGTAAGAAAAAAGGGACGGAAGATGATTTGGATGAAGAGGGTGTGAAGACCCTTAAGATATTGGATACGAGCGTGATCATTGATGGCCGTATCGCGGATATCTGCCAAACAGGATTTTTAGAAGGAATCGTGGTGATTCCGCAATTCGTACTGGAAGAGCTCCAGCATATTGCCGATTCTTCCGATGTATTGAAGCGAAATCGTGGACGCCGTGGTCTGGATATTTTAAACCGTATCCAAAAAGAGCTTCCTGTTGAGGTCCAGATATATGAGGGGGACTTCGAGGAAATTCAGGAAGTGGATTCGAAGCTGGTGAAATTAGCGAAGCTTACGAATGGTATCGTTGTAACGAATGATTTTAACCTGAATAAAGTGTGTGATCTTCAAGGTGTACAAGTATTGAACATCAATGACCTGGCCAACGCCGTCAAACCGGTTGTTCTTCCTGGAGAAGAATTGAAGGTACAGGTCATCAAAGACGGTAAGGAGCATAACCAGGGAATTGCTTACCTGGATGATGGTACGATGATCGTCGTGGAAGAAGGGCGTAATTACATCGGTAAGTATATCGATGTCCTTGTCACATCCGTTCTTCAGACATCTGCAGGCAGGATGATATTTGCGAAACCGAAGCAACTGGAAAAAGCACTGTAA
- the gltX gene encoding glutamate--tRNA ligase has product MTKEVRVRYAPSPTGHLHIGNARTALFNYLYARSTGGKFIIRIEDTDKKRNIEGGEESQLKYLQWLGIDWDESTDKPGEYGPYRQSERNHIYEQYLNELLESGQAYKCYCTEEELEAEREAQSASGQMPRYSGKCRNLTKEDQEKLAAEGRKPSIRFRVPAGKVYSFNDIVKEDVSFESDGIGDFVIAKKDGTPTYNFAVAVDDYLMKITHVLRGEDHISNTPKQLMIFEALGWEAPVYGHMTLIVNESRKKLSKRDESIIQFIEQYEALGYLPEALFNFIALLGWSPKGEEELFSKDEFIEIFDPERLSTSSALFDNQKLTWMNNQYMKNLELAQVVELSLPHLISAGKLDENMSDEQREWASRVISLYQEQMSFGAEIVELSEMFFKTDLEYDEEAKAVLEEEQVPEVLQAFLNEIEALETYEAAEIKSSIKAVQKSTGHKGKKLFMPIRVAVTGQTHGPELPNAIELLGKDTVKHRLQSLLG; this is encoded by the coding sequence ATGACAAAGGAAGTACGCGTCCGTTATGCCCCGAGTCCAACGGGTCATTTACATATTGGAAATGCAAGAACCGCTTTATTTAATTACCTGTATGCCCGCAGCACTGGTGGAAAGTTCATCATCCGTATTGAAGACACGGATAAGAAACGTAATATTGAAGGTGGGGAAGAAAGTCAGCTCAAGTATCTTCAGTGGCTGGGAATCGACTGGGATGAAAGTACAGATAAGCCGGGTGAATACGGACCTTATCGCCAGTCCGAGCGTAATCACATTTATGAGCAGTATTTAAATGAGCTGCTGGAGAGCGGACAGGCATATAAATGTTACTGTACGGAGGAAGAGCTCGAGGCGGAACGTGAGGCACAATCAGCTTCTGGTCAAATGCCCCGCTACTCCGGAAAATGCCGGAATCTGACGAAAGAGGATCAGGAGAAATTGGCAGCAGAAGGCCGCAAGCCGAGCATCCGTTTCCGTGTACCGGCAGGGAAAGTATATTCCTTCAATGATATCGTGAAAGAGGATGTCTCATTTGAATCAGATGGTATCGGTGATTTTGTCATTGCGAAAAAGGACGGTACACCGACGTATAACTTTGCCGTTGCAGTCGATGATTATCTGATGAAAATCACACATGTTCTTCGCGGAGAAGATCATATTTCCAATACACCGAAGCAGTTGATGATCTTTGAAGCACTTGGTTGGGAAGCACCTGTTTACGGACATATGACATTGATTGTCAATGAAAGCCGTAAAAAGTTGAGTAAGCGGGATGAAAGCATCATTCAGTTCATCGAGCAATACGAAGCATTGGGCTATCTGCCAGAAGCGTTGTTCAACTTCATCGCACTACTAGGCTGGTCTCCAAAAGGAGAAGAAGAGCTGTTTTCGAAAGATGAGTTCATTGAAATCTTTGATCCTGAACGTTTATCCACTTCTTCTGCCCTATTTGATAATCAGAAGCTTACATGGATGAACAATCAGTACATGAAGAACTTGGAATTGGCTCAAGTGGTGGAGCTATCCCTCCCCCATTTAATCAGTGCGGGTAAATTGGATGAGAACATGTCCGATGAGCAGCGCGAGTGGGCGAGCCGCGTCATTTCCTTATACCAGGAGCAAATGAGCTTCGGTGCTGAAATCGTGGAGCTGTCCGAAATGTTCTTCAAGACAGATCTTGAATATGATGAAGAGGCGAAAGCGGTACTCGAAGAAGAGCAAGTACCGGAAGTCCTTCAGGCTTTCTTGAATGAAATTGAAGCACTTGAAACGTACGAAGCGGCAGAGATCAAATCGTCCATCAAAGCGGTCCAGAAATCGACTGGTCATAAAGGGAAAAAGCTGTTCATGCCGATCCGTGTAGCTGTTACAGGCCAGACACATGGTCCTGAATTGCCGAATGCCATTGAGCTTTTAGGGAAAGATACAGTTAAACATCGTCTTCAAAGTCTTTTAGGTTAA
- the cysE gene encoding serine O-acetyltransferase, with protein MFKSFREDIDVVFDQDPAARNYVEVILTYSGLHAIWAHRVAHAFFKRKFFFIARVISQVSRFFTGVEIHPGAKIGRRFFIDHGMGVVIGETCEIGDNVTLFQGVTLGGTGKEKGKRHPTIQDNALIATGAKVLGSIVVGENSKVGAGSVVLKDVPPNSTVVGIPGKVVIQDGVKIQKDLNHCDLPDPMNDRMKQLEKEVNELKSLLREYEGRSRSS; from the coding sequence ATGTTTAAGTCGTTTAGGGAAGATATAGATGTGGTGTTTGATCAGGATCCGGCTGCGAGGAATTATGTGGAGGTCATCCTTACGTATTCGGGTCTTCATGCCATTTGGGCCCATCGTGTTGCCCATGCATTTTTTAAACGAAAATTCTTTTTCATTGCCCGGGTCATTTCACAGGTCAGCCGCTTCTTCACCGGAGTGGAGATCCACCCCGGAGCAAAGATCGGGCGCCGCTTTTTCATCGATCATGGAATGGGTGTGGTGATTGGCGAGACGTGTGAAATCGGAGACAATGTCACGCTCTTCCAAGGGGTCACCCTCGGTGGAACCGGGAAGGAAAAAGGGAAGCGTCACCCGACGATCCAGGATAATGCGTTGATTGCGACAGGTGCAAAAGTATTAGGATCGATCGTTGTTGGGGAAAATTCTAAGGTAGGGGCAGGATCCGTTGTCCTGAAAGATGTTCCGCCCAATTCAACCGTAGTCGGCATCCCGGGTAAGGTGGTCATTCAGGACGGTGTGAAGATACAGAAGGATCTGAACCACTGTGATCTGCCCGATCCGATGAACGACCGAATGAAACAACTTGAAAAAGAAGTGAATGAATTGAAATCATTATTAAGGGAATATGAGGGAAGGAGTCGATCATCATGA